One Paraburkholderia phytofirmans OLGA172 genomic window carries:
- a CDS encoding CBS domain-containing protein: MRVSDILKVKGNTLFTVTPDTTLHDAVNTMAEHDIGSLVVMEYGDLVGMLTFREIILTLSKHGGSLGTSTIRKLMDDHPLTCTPETDVNEVRRMMLEHHVRYLPVLESRRLMGVISFYDVAKAVVEEQGFENRMLKAYIRDWPEEPQDQQPSPR; encoded by the coding sequence ATGCGAGTCAGCGACATTCTTAAAGTCAAAGGCAACACCCTTTTCACGGTCACGCCAGATACAACGCTGCACGACGCAGTCAATACCATGGCCGAACACGATATCGGCTCGCTGGTCGTGATGGAATATGGCGACCTCGTCGGCATGCTGACGTTTCGCGAAATTATTCTGACCTTGAGCAAGCACGGCGGCAGCCTCGGTACCTCCACGATCCGCAAGTTGATGGACGACCATCCGCTCACCTGTACGCCCGAAACGGACGTCAACGAGGTTCGCCGCATGATGCTCGAGCATCATGTGCGCTATTTGCCGGTGCTGGAAAGCCGCAGGCTGATGGGCGTGATCTCGTTCTACGACGTCGCGAAGGCGGTCGTCGAAGAGCAGGGCTTCGAAAACCGCATGCTCAAGGCTTACATCCGCGACTGGCCGGAAGAACCGCAAGACCAGCAACCGTCGCCGCGTTAA
- a CDS encoding alpha/beta fold hydrolase yields the protein MIVTVQGKPAYAYTGGKPFDASLPTAVFIHGAEHDHSVWALQTRYFAHHGFGVLAVDLPGHCRSAGPALTTVTAMADWLAALLDAAGVQRAFVAGHSMGSLIALDFAGRYPQRVTHLALLATAVPMAVSDTLLDAALHREPDAIGMVNQWSHSTLAAKPSCPGPGFWLHGMNQRLMERVSASGEPDLFHTDFTACNGYADGLARAAEVRCPTRLIVGRRDAMTPPRAAKALADALSQAGVPVGTVMLEAGHALMTEQPDATLDALFSFASKAASAVQ from the coding sequence ATGATCGTCACCGTTCAAGGCAAGCCCGCCTACGCCTACACCGGCGGCAAACCATTCGACGCCAGCCTGCCGACCGCCGTGTTCATCCACGGCGCCGAGCATGACCATAGCGTGTGGGCATTGCAAACGCGTTACTTCGCGCATCACGGCTTTGGCGTCCTGGCGGTCGACCTGCCCGGACACTGCCGCAGCGCCGGCCCGGCGCTCACCACCGTGACAGCAATGGCCGACTGGCTGGCAGCCCTGCTTGACGCCGCCGGCGTACAGCGCGCATTCGTGGCCGGCCACAGCATGGGCTCGCTGATCGCACTCGACTTCGCCGGTCGCTATCCGCAGCGCGTGACGCACCTGGCGCTGCTCGCCACCGCCGTGCCGATGGCCGTCTCCGACACCTTGCTCGACGCCGCCCTGCATCGCGAGCCCGATGCAATCGGTATGGTCAATCAATGGTCGCATTCGACGCTCGCCGCCAAGCCGTCGTGCCCCGGCCCAGGCTTCTGGCTGCACGGCATGAACCAGCGGCTGATGGAGCGTGTCTCGGCGAGCGGCGAGCCTGACCTGTTCCACACCGACTTCACCGCCTGCAATGGCTATGCGGACGGCCTCGCACGCGCCGCTGAGGTGCGTTGCCCAACGCGATTGATCGTGGGCCGGCGCGATGCGATGACGCCGCCGCGCGCGGCCAAAGCGCTCGCCGACGCGCTCTCTCAAGCCGGCGTACCGGTCGGCACGGTCATGCTCGAAGCCGGCCATGCCTTGATGACCGAGCAGCCCGATGCCACGCTCGACGCGCTGTTCAGCTTCGCCTCGAAGGCCGCCAGCGCCGTTCAATAG
- a CDS encoding Mpo1-like protein: MAQTAHTDHFASFAEFYPYYLSEHRNTVSRRLHFVGSLGVIGCLAMALATGDWLWLPAAVICGYGFAWVGHFFFEKNRPATFRHPLYSLMGDWAMFKDICVGKISL, translated from the coding sequence ATGGCTCAAACCGCGCACACCGATCACTTCGCGAGTTTCGCGGAGTTCTATCCGTACTACCTGAGCGAGCATCGCAACACGGTATCGCGGCGGCTGCATTTCGTAGGGTCGCTCGGCGTGATAGGTTGCCTCGCCATGGCGCTCGCCACCGGCGACTGGCTATGGCTGCCGGCTGCCGTCATCTGCGGATATGGCTTTGCCTGGGTCGGGCATTTCTTCTTCGAGAAAAACCGGCCGGCTACCTTCCGGCATCCGCTTTATAGCCTGATGGGCGACTGGGCGATGTTCAAGGACATTTGCGTGGGGAAGATTTCGCTGTAG
- a CDS encoding YihY family inner membrane protein — protein MLSRVRFDLDTLKRLAQFAAKRSSEDRIPQVAGSLTFTTMLALVPLATVAFALFTAFPLFSSFQMSLQIFLADHLMPAQLNSQIFDYLNQFASKAKSLTTIGMIFLFVTAVMTMMTVESAFNVIWRVRKARPIAQRILVYWAIITLGPILIGVSLSTSSYLFTRSMAFTAVQHIPSVIDWALTGAALPLTALAFTMLYVFLPNCRVEWRDAVIGGITAAIAFELAKRGFGYYVRRIPTYTTVYGAFAAVPLFLVWMYLCWFIALAGAMIASALPAIRIGQFHRPTFEGSDLFDSLELLARLSEARDAGKRGYTVPELSRMLRREMDTTIKLLQKLEEIEWIARLQDDDTRAHFLLLANPAQITVERLFSLFVIDRAELEYQLELNSTRVDGQTLLAALENDKLKVTLATLLAARAAARAARALESEQGTSSMPHQAA, from the coding sequence TTGTTGTCCAGGGTGCGTTTCGATCTCGACACGCTCAAACGGCTCGCGCAGTTTGCGGCGAAGCGCAGTAGCGAAGACCGCATTCCACAGGTGGCCGGCAGCCTCACGTTCACGACCATGCTCGCGCTCGTGCCGCTCGCCACGGTCGCGTTTGCGCTGTTCACCGCCTTTCCGCTATTCAGCTCGTTTCAGATGTCGCTGCAGATTTTCTTGGCCGACCATCTGATGCCCGCGCAGCTCAACAGTCAGATTTTCGATTATCTGAATCAGTTCGCGTCGAAGGCCAAGAGCCTCACGACCATCGGCATGATTTTTCTGTTTGTCACCGCCGTGATGACGATGATGACCGTGGAATCCGCTTTCAACGTGATCTGGCGGGTGCGCAAGGCGCGGCCGATCGCGCAGCGCATCCTGGTCTACTGGGCGATCATCACGCTTGGCCCGATTCTGATCGGCGTGAGCCTGTCGACTTCTTCCTATCTGTTCACGCGGTCCATGGCGTTTACGGCCGTCCAGCATATTCCTTCGGTGATCGACTGGGCGCTGACCGGCGCCGCGCTGCCATTGACGGCGCTCGCCTTCACAATGCTTTACGTGTTTCTGCCGAACTGCCGGGTGGAGTGGCGTGATGCGGTGATTGGCGGAATTACTGCTGCGATCGCCTTCGAACTCGCCAAGCGGGGCTTTGGCTATTACGTGCGCCGGATTCCCACCTACACGACGGTGTACGGTGCATTTGCCGCTGTGCCGCTATTCCTGGTGTGGATGTACCTATGCTGGTTCATCGCGCTGGCCGGCGCGATGATCGCGTCGGCGTTGCCGGCGATCCGTATCGGCCAGTTTCACCGGCCGACTTTCGAGGGCAGCGATCTGTTCGATTCGCTCGAACTCCTCGCGCGGCTCTCCGAAGCGCGCGATGCGGGCAAGCGCGGCTACACGGTGCCAGAACTCTCGCGAATGCTTCGCCGCGAGATGGATACCACGATCAAGCTGCTGCAAAAGCTTGAAGAGATCGAGTGGATCGCGCGCTTGCAGGACGACGACACGCGTGCGCACTTCCTGCTGCTGGCCAATCCGGCGCAGATCACGGTCGAACGTTTGTTCAGTCTGTTCGTGATCGACCGCGCGGAACTCGAATATCAGCTTGAACTGAACTCTACGCGTGTGGATGGCCAGACGCTTCTGGCGGCGCTGGAAAACGACAAGCTGAAAGTGACGCTTGCTACGCTGCTGGCGGCGCGCGCCGCCGCGCGGGCAGCGCGCGCCCTGGAGAGCGAACAGGGCACGTCTTCAATGCCGCATCAGGCTGCATGA
- the wrbA gene encoding NAD(P)H:quinone oxidoreductase yields MKDILVLYYSRHGATRELALAIAHGVDSVPGMQARVRTVPAVSAVCEATQPDIPAEGPPYVELRDLEECAGLALGSPTRFGNMAASLKYFLDGTTPQWLSGALSGKPACVFTSTGSLHGGQESTLLSMMLPLLHHGMLIVGIPYTESALSTTQTGGTPYGASHFARAGTAEQGISADEKTLAIALGARVARTAASMSERP; encoded by the coding sequence ATGAAAGACATTCTCGTGCTCTATTACAGCCGTCACGGCGCCACGCGCGAGCTTGCGCTGGCGATCGCGCACGGCGTCGACAGCGTCCCCGGCATGCAGGCGCGCGTGCGCACCGTGCCGGCGGTGTCCGCCGTCTGCGAAGCGACCCAGCCGGATATTCCCGCTGAAGGACCGCCCTACGTCGAACTGCGCGACCTCGAAGAATGCGCCGGTCTCGCACTCGGTTCGCCGACCCGCTTCGGCAACATGGCCGCGTCGCTGAAATATTTTCTCGACGGCACCACGCCGCAATGGCTTTCGGGCGCGCTGTCCGGCAAACCAGCCTGCGTGTTTACGTCCACCGGCAGCTTGCACGGCGGCCAGGAGTCGACGCTGCTGTCCATGATGCTGCCGCTTTTGCATCACGGCATGCTGATCGTCGGCATTCCGTACACCGAGAGCGCGCTCTCCACCACGCAAACCGGCGGCACGCCCTACGGCGCGTCGCATTTCGCTCGCGCGGGCACGGCCGAACAGGGCATCTCTGCCGACGAGAAAACGCTTGCGATCGCCCTCGGCGCACGCGTTGCCCGCACGGCGGCGTCCATGAGCGAACGGCCGTGA